From Aliamphritea hakodatensis:
CGGTCAGCGCAGCCCCCTGGATACAGGCGAGACAAAACACCGCCAGGGAGTAAGTATTCACAGAAGACGGAAACTCACCTGCGCGCTGCATGGCTCTAAAACCGGCATTTAACTCACGGATAACCGCCCCGAATACTGAGGCGTCCAGATCAGATGCCTGGCGACAACTGAGCGGCGGGCTCATCGCCTCAGCCACTGACATTCCCAGCAGACAACTGCGGGCTGTACCACTGCTACGGCTGGCTTCATTAAGATAATCAAACCATTCCTGCAATTTTTCCCAACTGTCCAGAGGCAAACAGCGGGCGGGTAAAAAACGCCGGTTATAGCTGAACAAAACCTCATCAACCAGCGCCTGTTTACCGGAAAAGTAATAATAGAACTGACTCTTAGTGACATCAGCCGCACAAAAAACATCATCCAGACTCACTGCTTTAAAGCCCCGCTGATGCATCAGGTTTTCAGCTACCTCAATGATCTGTAACTTACGCTTACAGCCTTTCAGGGTAGCGGGACGCTGACTTTTAAAAATCAAATCATCTGACATAACAACGGGACTCAACAGACGTATTACTTACCGGGTATATGATTTTTCAGAGAAAAATTCAGGAACAGCTCTGCTTCACTGTATTCAGGAAACAACAGTTCCAACTTATTGTATGCTTCTTCAAAGCTGCCTGAAGTACGCACAACAAACTGGAAAATCTCCATGTACTCAATTAAATCAGCAAAGATTTCAAAACCGCCAGCCTCACCATGACCGGCATAGACAACAGGCTTCAGCTCACCCCAGCGACGTTCCATGATTTCCAGATTAAATTTCCAGTTAGTGATCTCCTGATTCCCTACCGGTGCGCCCATCCACTCACCCAACCACGGGAAAACCTTGTTGTAGGCTAAATCTGAAGCAAACAAAGCATTCAGATCAGGGCTGTACAGCGTCGAAATAAATCCCGTCTCACTGGACAGATAGTCATCCTGTACAAGTAAAGCCGTACCTGACGGAAAATAAATCTTATTCCCCTTCATCACCTCAAGTGCTGCTTCATAGTCGAACTTATCCGTATGCATTTCAGGCACTGACAAAAAGCCATTTTCCTGCATAAATACTGTATTAGCGATAATGCTGTTTTTAATATCCTCGTTGGCCACCAGGACCTGCGCCTGAGGATACATATCCAGAATATACGCCAACCCCATATAATGGTCAGGATGAGAATGGGTAACAAAAATATACTTTAAATTCGTATTGGATTTTTCGATAACCTTTACAAGTTCCTTTGCATTTTCATTATCAATCTGCGCATCAATCAATAGTGAATCTTTACCATCATCAACAAGAAAAGAATTAACTAACTCTTTCGTGCCAACAAACTCACTGAGACTGACTTTACTGTATGCATTCGCAGACAGCATAAACAAAGTGGCGGCGACTGCCAGGGCTCTTAAAAACATTTCTTTAACTACCTCTGATTGATTTTTTAATACCATAGGGTACAAAATCGATGATCACAAACGCCCCACGCCTGATAAAAGATCTCCATATAACAGTAAAACGCAATCCAGCATAAAACCCCGCCAATATGACTAACGACCCCGCAATACAGACTAAAAAAACACCGTAAAAAGTCACCGCCATTGCGTTATTAATCAATCTGAATAAATCATCTGGCCCCATACGTATATGTATTGCAATATTTTACAAGCCCCTGCAACAGCAACCTTTTATAGTAAGCTTACTGAACAACCTATACGGCAAGAACTATGACTAAATACAGTTTTCTTGATGACTACAGCGAAGGCTGTCATCCGAATATTCTAAGCGCCCTGGCGAATACCAATCTCATCCAGCAAACCGCTTACGGACACGATGAGTACACCAGTAAGGCTAAGCAACTGATTAAACGGGATATTAATGCTGAACAGTCTGAAGTGTATCTGGTGGTAGGCGGGACCCTGGCCAACATTATCATCATGTCTTCCTGCCTGCGCCCCTACGAAGCTGTCGTATCTGCAGATACCGGTCATATCGTGGTACGGGAAACCGGGGCCATTGAAGCGACCGGACATAAGATCATCAATGTCAGCAATCAGCAGGGTAAAATTACCGTCAAGCAACTGGAGCAGGTGCTGACTGATCATGCTCACGTGCCTCATATGGTGAAACCAAAACTGGTGTATCTTTCCAACGCCACTG
This genomic window contains:
- a CDS encoding TetR/AcrR family transcriptional regulator; protein product: MSDDLIFKSQRPATLKGCKRKLQIIEVAENLMHQRGFKAVSLDDVFCAADVTKSQFYYYFSGKQALVDEVLFSYNRRFLPARCLPLDSWEKLQEWFDYLNEASRSSGTARSCLLGMSVAEAMSPPLSCRQASDLDASVFGAVIRELNAGFRAMQRAGEFPSSVNTYSLAVFCLACIQGAALTVKASRGGYLLKDSLEHLMGYLRQPVKIQGVFSE
- a CDS encoding MBL fold metallo-hydrolase, encoding MVLKNQSEVVKEMFLRALAVAATLFMLSANAYSKVSLSEFVGTKELVNSFLVDDGKDSLLIDAQIDNENAKELVKVIEKSNTNLKYIFVTHSHPDHYMGLAYILDMYPQAQVLVANEDIKNSIIANTVFMQENGFLSVPEMHTDKFDYEAALEVMKGNKIYFPSGTALLVQDDYLSSETGFISTLYSPDLNALFASDLAYNKVFPWLGEWMGAPVGNQEITNWKFNLEIMERRWGELKPVVYAGHGEAGGFEIFADLIEYMEIFQFVVRTSGSFEEAYNKLELLFPEYSEAELFLNFSLKNHIPGK